One segment of Mycobacterium spongiae DNA contains the following:
- a CDS encoding M18 family aminopeptidase produces the protein MSAGAAGLCDFIDASPSPFHACATVAQRLLDVGYTELREADRWPDRPGRYFTVRAGSLVAWRGGDHQGAPNPHAPFRIVGAHTDSPNLRVKQHPDRLVAGWRVVALQPYGGAWLNSWLDRDLGISGRLSVRDGADGTAVSHRLVRIDDPILRVPQLAIHLAEDRKSLTLDPQQHVNAVWGSGDQAGSFLAYVAQRADVAAADVLAADLMTHDLTPSAVIGADASLLSAPRLDNLASCYAGMEALLAAEPGAGQAVPVLALFDHEEVGSTSDHGAQSNLLTTVLERITLAAGAGREDHLRRLPVSLLASADMAHATHPNYPDRHEPGHRIEVNAGPVLKVHPNLRYATDGRTAAAFELACRQAGVSLQRYEHRADLPCGSTIGPMASARTGIPTVDVGAPQLAMHSARELMGAHDVAAYSAALHAFLCG, from the coding sequence ATGTCGGCGGGCGCCGCAGGTCTATGCGACTTCATCGACGCTTCTCCGTCTCCGTTCCACGCCTGCGCCACGGTCGCGCAGCGGCTCCTCGACGTCGGGTACACCGAGCTGCGCGAAGCCGACCGCTGGCCGGACCGACCGGGTCGATATTTCACCGTCCGCGCCGGCTCCCTCGTAGCGTGGCGCGGCGGGGACCATCAGGGGGCGCCAAACCCGCACGCCCCGTTCCGGATCGTTGGCGCGCACACCGATAGCCCGAACTTGCGGGTCAAACAGCACCCGGACCGGCTGGTCGCCGGTTGGCGGGTGGTGGCGCTGCAGCCCTACGGGGGCGCGTGGCTGAACTCGTGGCTGGACCGTGACCTCGGCATCAGCGGACGATTGTCGGTGCGCGACGGCGCGGATGGCACTGCGGTCTCCCACCGGCTGGTCCGGATCGATGATCCGATCCTGCGGGTTCCGCAGCTGGCCATCCATCTCGCCGAGGACCGCAAGTCCCTCACGCTGGACCCGCAACAACACGTCAACGCGGTGTGGGGTAGCGGCGACCAAGCCGGTTCCTTCCTTGCCTATGTGGCCCAGCGCGCCGACGTGGCGGCGGCCGACGTGCTGGCGGCCGATCTCATGACCCATGATCTGACTCCGTCGGCGGTGATTGGGGCGGACGCGAGTCTGCTGAGTGCTCCCCGGTTGGACAACCTGGCCAGCTGCTATGCCGGGATGGAGGCGCTGCTGGCGGCCGAGCCCGGCGCTGGTCAGGCCGTGCCGGTGCTGGCGCTCTTCGACCACGAGGAGGTCGGCTCGACGTCGGATCACGGCGCGCAGTCGAACCTGCTGACCACGGTGCTGGAACGCATCACCCTCGCCGCGGGCGCGGGCCGGGAGGACCACCTGCGGCGCCTGCCTGTGTCGCTGCTGGCCTCCGCCGACATGGCACATGCCACCCACCCCAACTACCCGGATCGGCACGAGCCCGGCCATCGGATCGAGGTCAACGCGGGACCGGTGCTGAAGGTGCACCCGAATCTGCGGTATGCCACCGACGGACGCACCGCGGCCGCGTTCGAGCTGGCCTGCCGGCAGGCCGGGGTTTCGTTGCAGCGGTACGAACACCGGGCTGATCTGCCGTGCGGGTCGACGATCGGGCCGATGGCGTCCGCGCGCACGGGAATTCCGACAGTCGACGTCGGTGCCCCCCAATTGGCGATGCACTCGGCGCGGGAACTGATGGGAGCTCACGACGTGGCCGCCTATTCGGCAGCACTGCACGCGTTTCTTTGCGGGTGA
- a CDS encoding Dyp-type peroxidase, protein MAAGAAATTARVSCVPEIQPQPVLAPLTSAAIFLVATIDGGGEATVHDALPDLSGLVRAIGFRDPSKRLSLVASIGSEAWDRLFSGPRPAELHPFAELKGPRHTAPATPGDLLFHIRAEALDVCFELAGRILKSMAGAVTVVDEVHGFQFFDNRDLLGFVDGTENPTGPTAVDAVTISAEDPDFAGSCYVHVQKYLHDMASWDSLSATEQERVIGRTKLEDIELSDGVKPSNSHVALNVITDADGTERKIIRRNMPFGTVGTDEYGTYFIGYSRSPEVTEHMLRNMFLGDPPGNTDRILDFSTAKTGGLFFCPTIDFLDAPPPLPQAQASAPTAAPTTDDGSLSIGSLKGTSR, encoded by the coding sequence ATGGCTGCCGGCGCCGCCGCGACTACCGCTAGGGTCAGCTGCGTGCCTGAAATTCAGCCGCAACCCGTTCTCGCGCCGTTGACATCGGCCGCGATCTTCCTCGTGGCCACGATCGACGGCGGTGGCGAAGCCACGGTGCACGATGCGCTACCGGATCTTTCGGGCCTGGTGCGCGCAATCGGTTTCCGTGACCCAAGCAAGAGGTTGTCGTTGGTTGCCTCGATTGGTTCCGAGGCCTGGGACCGGCTGTTTTCGGGTCCGCGGCCCGCGGAGCTGCATCCGTTCGCCGAACTCAAAGGCCCCCGCCACACCGCACCCGCCACTCCCGGGGACCTGTTGTTCCACATTCGGGCCGAGGCGCTCGACGTGTGCTTCGAGCTCGCCGGACGCATCCTCAAATCAATGGCGGGCGCGGTCACGGTCGTCGACGAAGTGCACGGCTTCCAGTTCTTCGACAATCGCGATCTGCTCGGGTTCGTCGACGGTACCGAAAACCCAACCGGACCAACCGCTGTCGATGCCGTCACGATCAGCGCGGAGGATCCAGACTTCGCGGGTTCCTGCTACGTGCACGTGCAGAAGTACCTGCACGACATGGCGTCATGGGATTCGCTGTCGGCCACTGAGCAAGAACGCGTTATCGGCCGCACCAAGCTCGAGGACATCGAACTCTCCGACGGCGTGAAACCCTCCAACTCGCACGTCGCGCTCAATGTCATCACCGACGCCGACGGCACCGAACGTAAGATCATCCGGCGCAACATGCCGTTCGGCACCGTCGGCACGGACGAATACGGCACGTACTTCATTGGCTATTCGCGCTCGCCCGAAGTCACCGAGCACATGTTGCGCAACATGTTCCTGGGCGATCCGCCGGGCAACACCGATCGGATTCTGGACTTCTCGACCGCAAAGACCGGCGGACTGTTCTTTTGCCCCACGATCGACTTCCTCGACGCTCCCCCGCCGCTGCCCCAAGCCCAGGCCTCAGCTCCCACAGCGGCACCCACCACCGACGACGGATCACTCTCGATCGGCAGCCTGAAAGGAACCTCCCGATGA
- a CDS encoding family 1 encapsulin nanocompartment shell protein, whose protein sequence is MNNLYRDLAPVTEAAWAEIELEATRTFKRHIAGRRVVDVSDPNGPVTAAVSTGRLIDVTAPTDGVVAHLRASKPLVRLRVPFTLSRSEIDDVERGSNDSDWDPVKAAAKKLAFVEDRTIFEGYAAASIEGIRSASSNPPLTLPEDPRDIPDVISQALSELRLAGVDGPYSVLLCAEVYTKVSETSDHGYPIREHLNRLVDGDIIWAPAIDGAFVLTTRGGDFDLHLGTDVSIGYTSHDADTVALYLQETLTFLCYTAEASVALSP, encoded by the coding sequence ATGAACAATCTCTACCGTGATTTAGCACCGGTCACCGAAGCCGCTTGGGCCGAAATCGAATTGGAGGCTACCCGGACATTCAAGCGTCACATCGCCGGGCGCCGAGTGGTCGACGTCAGCGATCCCAACGGCCCGGTCACCGCGGCGGTCAGCACTGGCCGGCTGATCGACGTCACGGCACCGACCGACGGGGTAGTTGCCCACCTTCGGGCGAGCAAACCCCTTGTCCGGCTGCGAGTTCCGTTTACCCTGTCGCGTTCCGAGATCGACGACGTCGAGCGCGGATCCAACGACTCCGATTGGGACCCGGTCAAAGCGGCCGCCAAGAAGCTGGCGTTCGTCGAGGACCGAACGATCTTCGAAGGCTACGCCGCGGCGTCTATTGAGGGCATTCGTAGCGCCAGCTCAAACCCGCCGCTGACGCTGCCGGAGGACCCCCGTGACATTCCCGACGTGATCTCGCAAGCGCTGTCCGAGCTGCGGCTGGCCGGTGTCGACGGTCCGTACTCGGTGCTGCTGTGTGCCGAGGTGTACACGAAGGTCAGCGAGACATCCGACCACGGATATCCCATCCGCGAGCACCTGAACCGCCTGGTCGACGGAGACATCATCTGGGCACCCGCCATCGACGGCGCATTCGTGCTGACCACCCGCGGCGGCGACTTCGACCTGCACCTGGGCACCGACGTCTCGATCGGATACACCAGCCATGACGCCGACACCGTAGCGCTCTACCTGCAGGAAACGCTGACCTTCCTGTGCTACACCGCCGAGGCGTCGGTCGCGCTCAGCCCGTAG
- a CDS encoding DUF4345 domain-containing protein yields the protein MVGTVVVWMIAVFFVGMGVYGLAAPAALVRPFNITLGGAESRSEVRAVYGGFGLAIAAVLGFAAVHSGDVRCGILIAVGAAIAGMAFGRLVSAVVDTRTAFYPNWFYLLVESAAAAALFAVAATG from the coding sequence ATGGTCGGCACGGTGGTGGTCTGGATGATCGCGGTGTTCTTTGTGGGCATGGGCGTGTACGGACTGGCCGCGCCGGCCGCGCTGGTGCGGCCATTCAACATCACGCTCGGCGGGGCCGAGTCGCGGTCGGAGGTCCGGGCCGTGTATGGCGGGTTCGGTCTCGCGATCGCCGCTGTGCTGGGGTTCGCGGCGGTGCATTCCGGGGATGTGCGGTGCGGCATTCTGATCGCCGTTGGGGCGGCGATAGCCGGAATGGCGTTTGGGCGCCTGGTATCCGCGGTGGTGGATACCCGGACCGCGTTCTACCCCAACTGGTTCTACTTGCTGGTCGAGAGCGCCGCGGCGGCAGCGCTTTTCGCAGTGGCAGCTACGGGCTGA
- a CDS encoding class I SAM-dependent methyltransferase, which produces MTGPADSSETLAAQWDQRYTEVMPKVPSIDPNAVLIDEASDLEPGKALDIGCGIGAEAIWLAAHGWDVTALDVSHVALDRAAREGRRAAVQVNWVHARLQDARLPVGGFTLVTAFYPALRHSPQNHAGKALLGSVAAGGTLLVVHHADVDVEAAKSYGFDPADYLSHDDVAAMLGDGWAVRVDRRRPRDTPAGAELQHTHDDVLVARRLR; this is translated from the coding sequence ATGACAGGTCCGGCGGATTCCTCCGAAACTCTCGCCGCACAGTGGGACCAGCGCTACACCGAAGTGATGCCGAAAGTTCCCAGCATCGACCCCAATGCCGTTTTGATCGACGAGGCAAGCGATCTGGAACCGGGCAAGGCGCTCGATATCGGTTGCGGCATAGGCGCTGAAGCAATCTGGCTTGCCGCTCACGGCTGGGACGTGACGGCGCTCGACGTATCGCACGTCGCACTCGACCGTGCCGCACGAGAAGGCCGACGCGCCGCAGTCCAGGTGAACTGGGTGCACGCGCGACTGCAGGACGCTCGGCTGCCCGTCGGCGGCTTCACTCTGGTCACCGCGTTCTACCCGGCCCTGCGTCATTCGCCGCAGAACCACGCCGGCAAGGCCCTTCTGGGGTCGGTCGCCGCCGGAGGAACGCTCCTCGTGGTGCACCATGCCGACGTCGACGTGGAGGCGGCGAAGTCGTACGGTTTTGACCCCGCTGACTACCTCAGCCATGACGACGTTGCGGCAATGCTGGGTGACGGGTGGGCCGTACGCGTCGACCGTCGACGGCCCCGCGATACGCCGGCCGGCGCCGAACTTCAGCACACGCACGACGACGTCTTGGTCGCCCGACGTCTTCGTTGA
- a CDS encoding putative quinol monooxygenase, which translates to MSSSIAVIARFMPRPASWDAVRNLLEGMTTSTRAEAGCRAYDLYEDPDSGELVLLERYSSRAALDEHLDSAHYRTYRERLAGLLTWPVDVTVLAPLNEASV; encoded by the coding sequence CTGTCGTCCTCGATCGCAGTCATTGCCCGATTCATGCCCCGTCCCGCATCCTGGGACGCCGTCCGGAATCTGTTGGAGGGCATGACCACCTCAACCCGGGCCGAAGCGGGGTGCCGTGCCTACGACCTCTATGAAGACCCCGACAGCGGCGAACTAGTGCTGCTTGAGCGATACTCCAGCCGCGCCGCGCTCGACGAACACCTCGACTCGGCGCACTACCGGACCTACCGGGAACGGTTGGCCGGCTTGCTGACCTGGCCGGTCGACGTGACGGTGCTCGCCCCGCTCAACGAGGCTTCCGTCTAG
- a CDS encoding cupin domain-containing protein has translation MGTSDGFHPDLAADFDETARELTRSRVHHVKAADISSDTAQSEGMRRFAALTGRSVGSQKLWMGETAVSPNTLSANHHHGESETAIYVRSGHPEFVFHDGVAEVRISAAPGDYIFVPPYLPHREENPDPHTPAEVVIARSTQEAIVVNLPELYPL, from the coding sequence ATGGGCACCTCGGATGGGTTCCACCCCGATCTCGCAGCTGACTTCGACGAAACGGCCAGGGAATTGACCCGCAGCCGGGTACATCACGTCAAAGCGGCCGACATCAGCTCCGACACCGCACAATCGGAAGGAATGCGGCGCTTCGCCGCACTAACCGGACGTTCGGTCGGTTCGCAGAAGCTGTGGATGGGCGAGACCGCGGTCTCCCCGAACACCTTGTCAGCCAACCACCATCACGGCGAGTCAGAGACCGCAATCTATGTGCGCAGCGGGCATCCGGAGTTCGTCTTCCATGACGGCGTGGCCGAGGTGCGCATCTCCGCCGCCCCCGGCGACTACATCTTCGTCCCGCCGTATCTGCCGCACCGTGAAGAAAACCCCGATCCGCACACACCTGCGGAGGTCGTCATCGCACGCAGCACCCAGGAGGCCATCGTGGTCAACCTGCCGGAGCTCTATCCCCTATAG
- a CDS encoding beta-ketoacyl synthase N-terminal-like domain-containing protein → MSDVAVAGMSCRFPRAAGPAGLWTLLGDGVDAVGPMPASRLPGNHQPLRPPGAADDSQAHGDAGYLDDISEFNASFFNISPREAKLTDPRQRLARELAWELFHGAHIIPAVASERRIGVFIGAMNDSYGLPLQRDLDNLRERHRFTGVARSIIANRVSRFMNFGGSLVWPMWGGRWFLGQNLVIAVWWWVRRVRS, encoded by the coding sequence ATGTCCGATGTGGCTGTTGCGGGAATGTCGTGCCGCTTCCCCAGGGCGGCCGGGCCCGCCGGTTTGTGGACCCTTCTAGGCGACGGCGTCGATGCCGTCGGCCCCATGCCTGCCAGCCGATTGCCCGGCAACCACCAGCCGTTACGGCCACCGGGCGCGGCCGACGACAGCCAAGCCCACGGCGATGCCGGGTATCTGGACGATATTTCTGAGTTTAATGCTTCCTTTTTCAACATCTCGCCCCGCGAAGCCAAACTTACCGATCCACGGCAGCGGCTGGCCCGGGAACTCGCCTGGGAGCTATTTCACGGTGCCCATATAATTCCGGCCGTTGCGAGTGAGCGTCGTATCGGCGTCTTCATCGGCGCAATGAACGATAGCTATGGATTACCCCTTCAGCGTGACCTCGACAATCTCCGTGAACGTCATCGCTTCACGGGAGTAGCTCGATCAATAATTGCTAACCGCGTGTCCCGGTTCATGAATTTCGGCGGGAGCTTGGTCTGGCCTATGTGGGGTGGTCGTTGGTTTCTCGGTCAGAACTTGGTTATCGCGGTGTGGTGGTGGGTCAGACGCGTGAGGAGTTGA
- a CDS encoding GntR family transcriptional regulator: MTRFKFDLDAADLRISRGSVPASTQLAEALKAQIIQQRVPRGGRLPTERELMDRSGLSRVTVRAAVGLLESQGWVVRRQGLGTFVADPMKQELTSGVRTITEVMLSSGLRPQVDVLSVDTGFAPRRISETMGLSEVLRLRRRFRAGDEPVALVTAYLPPGLEQAVKPLLADDPDAGTTYATETTYTMWEQRLAVQIDRATHDIHAASANPEVAEALDLAEGAPVLVLERTSYSKDDKALEVLVFHYRPERYHFSVTLPRTMSGAAAGIVEKPELP; the protein is encoded by the coding sequence ATGACAAGGTTCAAGTTCGACCTGGATGCGGCCGATCTGCGCATATCGCGCGGTAGCGTGCCCGCGAGCACCCAGCTCGCCGAGGCACTGAAGGCACAGATCATCCAGCAGCGGGTGCCGCGCGGTGGGCGCCTGCCCACCGAGCGGGAGCTGATGGATCGCTCCGGCTTGAGCCGCGTCACCGTGCGGGCGGCAGTGGGTCTGCTGGAAAGTCAGGGGTGGGTGGTGCGCCGGCAGGGTCTGGGCACCTTCGTCGCGGATCCGATGAAACAGGAGCTCACCTCCGGTGTGCGCACCATCACCGAGGTCATGCTGAGTTCGGGCCTGCGACCTCAGGTGGATGTGCTATCTGTCGACACCGGTTTCGCACCACGCCGGATCTCCGAGACCATGGGTCTATCGGAAGTGCTCCGCCTTCGGCGGCGTTTCCGCGCTGGTGACGAGCCCGTCGCGCTGGTCACCGCGTACCTACCACCGGGATTGGAGCAAGCTGTCAAACCGCTGCTGGCCGACGACCCGGATGCGGGGACCACATACGCGACCGAAACCACGTACACGATGTGGGAACAGCGACTGGCCGTGCAGATCGACCGTGCCACCCACGACATCCACGCGGCCAGCGCGAACCCCGAGGTCGCGGAAGCGTTGGACCTGGCGGAGGGCGCGCCCGTCTTGGTCCTTGAGCGAACCAGCTACAGCAAGGACGACAAAGCGCTGGAGGTGTTGGTGTTCCACTACCGACCGGAAAGGTACCACTTCTCCGTCACGCTACCGCGCACCATGTCAGGCGCGGCTGCGGGAATTGTCGAAAAGCCAGAATTGCCATGA
- a CDS encoding TIGR03619 family F420-dependent LLM class oxidoreductase: MPASNVPHVGLILALTVNGLAVSNYPDMVAVAQTAEHYGFDSIWSCDHFLTVSPDDYVADAGIAGEAGREGRSARPRSLPLLEGWTALTALARDTTTLRLGTSVLCNSYRHPAVLAKMAATLDVISQGRLDLGLGAGWFRREFEAYGIPFPPVGDRVSALAESLEVIRTVWTDENPTYAGRFYTLDGAICDPPPAQRPHPPLWVGGEGDRVQRIAAKFAQGLNVRWSSPQQIADRRSFLARACESAGRDPRDLRLSVTLLLAPTQSANDESRIRAEFASLPESGLVIGPPDKCVEAIRAYQERGVDHFLFAIPHVAKSDSLHVVGQDIIPLIKTEAITHDGHH, from the coding sequence ATTCCCGCGTCGAACGTCCCGCACGTGGGGCTTATCCTGGCGCTTACGGTCAACGGCCTCGCGGTCAGCAACTACCCCGACATGGTCGCTGTCGCCCAGACAGCCGAGCACTACGGGTTTGACTCCATCTGGTCATGCGACCACTTCCTCACGGTCAGTCCCGATGACTACGTCGCGGACGCCGGCATTGCCGGCGAAGCCGGTCGGGAAGGCCGGAGCGCACGCCCGAGATCGCTGCCCCTGCTCGAAGGCTGGACAGCACTGACCGCGCTGGCCCGCGACACCACCACCCTGCGTCTGGGCACCAGTGTGCTGTGCAACTCCTACCGCCACCCTGCGGTGCTAGCAAAGATGGCGGCCACTCTGGACGTCATTTCGCAAGGACGTCTCGACCTTGGATTGGGGGCGGGTTGGTTTCGGCGAGAGTTCGAGGCGTACGGGATTCCGTTCCCGCCGGTAGGCGATCGAGTCTCCGCTCTTGCGGAGTCACTAGAAGTCATCCGGACCGTGTGGACCGACGAGAACCCCACGTATGCCGGTCGCTTCTACACTCTCGATGGCGCAATCTGCGACCCGCCTCCGGCGCAGCGCCCACATCCACCGCTCTGGGTCGGCGGCGAAGGAGACCGAGTCCAGCGCATCGCGGCAAAGTTCGCCCAAGGTCTCAACGTGCGGTGGTCGTCACCGCAACAAATAGCCGACCGGCGGAGTTTCCTCGCCCGAGCCTGCGAGTCCGCCGGACGTGACCCGCGGGATCTGCGGTTGTCGGTGACGCTGCTGCTGGCACCGACACAGTCGGCCAACGATGAGAGCCGAATTCGCGCCGAATTCGCATCCCTTCCCGAGTCCGGACTCGTTATCGGACCGCCAGACAAGTGTGTGGAGGCGATCCGCGCGTACCAAGAGCGCGGTGTCGATCATTTCCTGTTCGCGATTCCGCACGTCGCAAAGTCCGACTCCCTCCACGTTGTCGGGCAGGACATTATCCCGTTGATCAAAACGGAGGCGATAACTCATGACGGTCACCACTAG
- a CDS encoding transglutaminase-like domain-containing protein → MTVTTSNGHDRFLGPTEYLDSDHPLVRATAESLVSGCATDIERVGRIYDYVRDLPYDVLASFRYLAHGHDRASDVIGHGVAFCMGKASSFVALCRAVGVPARIAFQTLQSDDKEFLSPEVRALWGGGAGGLARPFPWHSLGEAYLGQRWVKLDATIDTATATRLGKPYRQEFDGVTPIQTVEGPILRENGSYADYPAEVAQWYGRIAQSVLKALSSEEIRAQVAGDDELWAGPPLEWVARKSVL, encoded by the coding sequence ATGACGGTCACCACTAGCAACGGCCACGATCGATTTCTGGGTCCTACCGAGTATCTCGACTCTGACCACCCCCTGGTTCGCGCGACGGCAGAAAGCCTGGTGTCGGGCTGCGCAACGGACATCGAACGGGTCGGTCGAATTTACGACTACGTGCGCGACCTGCCCTACGACGTCTTGGCGTCATTTCGCTATCTCGCACACGGACATGATCGCGCCAGCGACGTGATCGGGCACGGAGTCGCGTTTTGTATGGGCAAGGCGAGCTCGTTTGTCGCCCTGTGCCGAGCTGTCGGCGTCCCCGCCCGCATTGCCTTCCAGACACTGCAGTCCGATGACAAGGAGTTTCTCTCTCCCGAGGTGCGCGCCCTCTGGGGTGGTGGTGCGGGCGGGCTCGCACGACCTTTTCCGTGGCATTCCCTGGGCGAGGCCTATCTCGGCCAGCGATGGGTCAAGCTCGACGCCACGATCGACACAGCGACGGCCACCCGCCTCGGCAAGCCATACCGACAGGAATTCGACGGCGTCACCCCGATCCAGACAGTGGAGGGCCCCATCCTGCGCGAAAACGGCAGCTACGCCGACTACCCCGCCGAGGTCGCGCAATGGTATGGGCGAATCGCCCAGTCCGTGCTGAAAGCTTTGTCATCGGAAGAGATTCGCGCCCAGGTCGCCGGCGATGACGAGCTGTGGGCTGGTCCCCCGCTCGAATGGGTGGCACGCAAGTCGGTTCTCTGA
- a CDS encoding isocitrate lyase/PEP mutase family protein, with the protein MSFRDLHYAGEPLLLPNAWDVPSALAFCDAGYQAIGTTSFGLAASSGHPDGGRASKSLTVDLARRLSNLPVYLTVDMEDGYDKDPDVVAAHVDHLGADLGVAGINIEDSTDEELVNPQDLAAKVAAIKQRCPAVFVNARVDTYWLDQDATVAATLERATAYVAAGADGIFVPGATSPSDLRQFAENIPVPLNVLAIPQLSLAQLGELGVRRISTGSLPYRAAIHAALEVAERIRNGDSPPAAAAYPSMQARLVEFERGLPTG; encoded by the coding sequence ATGAGCTTCCGTGATCTGCACTACGCCGGCGAACCACTGCTGCTGCCGAATGCATGGGACGTGCCCTCCGCACTCGCCTTCTGCGATGCCGGCTACCAGGCGATTGGCACTACCAGCTTTGGGCTCGCCGCCAGTTCCGGACACCCGGACGGCGGGCGGGCGAGCAAGAGTCTGACCGTCGACCTGGCGCGTCGGCTTTCCAACCTGCCGGTCTACCTGACAGTCGACATGGAAGACGGCTACGACAAAGACCCGGACGTGGTGGCCGCGCACGTGGACCACCTCGGTGCCGACCTCGGTGTGGCTGGTATCAACATCGAGGACAGCACCGATGAGGAACTCGTCAATCCGCAGGATCTTGCGGCTAAGGTCGCCGCGATCAAGCAGCGCTGTCCGGCCGTCTTCGTCAACGCCAGGGTGGACACCTACTGGCTCGACCAGGATGCGACGGTAGCGGCCACGCTGGAACGCGCGACCGCCTATGTTGCCGCCGGCGCCGACGGAATTTTTGTGCCGGGAGCGACCAGTCCTTCCGATCTGCGTCAGTTCGCCGAGAACATTCCGGTACCGCTCAATGTGCTGGCGATACCGCAGCTCAGCCTTGCTCAGCTCGGGGAGCTGGGGGTGCGCCGGATCAGCACGGGGTCGCTGCCGTATCGGGCCGCCATTCATGCCGCGCTCGAGGTCGCCGAACGCATCCGCAATGGCGACAGTCCGCCCGCGGCGGCTGCCTATCCGTCGATGCAGGCTCGACTGGTCGAGTTCGAACGTGGGTTACCCACCGGGTGA
- the purQ gene encoding phosphoribosylformylglycinamidine synthase subunit PurQ — protein MTARIGVITFPGTLDDVDAARAARRVGAEVVDLWHADADLKGVDAIVVPGGFSYGDYLRAGAIARFAPVMKEVVGAANRGTPVLGICNGFQVLCEAGLLPGALTRNVGLHFICRDMWLRVASTSTSWTSRFEVDADLLVPLKSGEGRYVAPERTLDELEADGRVVFRYHDNINGSQRDIAGISSANGRVVGLMPHPEHAIDGLTGPSDDGLGLFYSALDAVLVA, from the coding sequence GTGACGGCGCGGATCGGTGTCATCACGTTTCCGGGCACACTCGACGATGTGGACGCCGCACGCGCGGCCCGGCGGGTGGGCGCCGAGGTCGTCGACCTGTGGCACGCCGACGCCGACCTCAAGGGGGTCGACGCCATCGTGGTGCCCGGCGGCTTTTCCTACGGTGACTACCTGCGGGCGGGCGCGATAGCCAGATTCGCGCCGGTCATGAAAGAAGTGGTCGGCGCGGCGAACCGAGGGACTCCGGTATTGGGTATTTGCAACGGATTTCAGGTGCTGTGCGAAGCCGGGCTGCTGCCCGGTGCGCTGACCCGAAATGTGGGACTGCACTTCATCTGCCGCGACATGTGGCTGCGTGTCGCGTCGACCTCGACGTCGTGGACATCACGGTTCGAGGTGGATGCGGATCTGCTGGTGCCGCTGAAGTCCGGCGAGGGCCGATACGTGGCACCGGAACGGACATTGGATGAGTTGGAGGCCGACGGCCGGGTGGTGTTCCGCTATCACGACAACATCAACGGTTCGCAGCGTGATATCGCCGGCATCAGCTCGGCCAACGGTCGCGTCGTCGGGCTGATGCCGCACCCCGAACACGCCATCGACGGGTTGACCGGTCCGTCCGACGACGGGCTGGGCCTGTTCTATTCAGCGCTGGACGCCGTTCTGGTCGCCTGA
- the purS gene encoding phosphoribosylformylglycinamidine synthase subunit PurS, with protein sequence MARVVVHVMPKAEILDPQGQAIVGALGRLGHPGISDVRQGKRFELEVADTVDDSALAEIAESLLANTVIEDWTITRDSQ encoded by the coding sequence GTGGCCCGGGTGGTGGTGCATGTGATGCCCAAAGCGGAGATTCTGGACCCGCAGGGCCAGGCTATTGTCGGCGCACTAGGCCGGCTCGGCCATCCCGGGATCTCAGATGTCCGTCAGGGCAAGAGGTTTGAACTTGAGGTCGCAGATACAGTCGATGACTCCGCGCTCGCCGAGATTGCAGAATCGCTGCTGGCCAACACCGTGATCGAGGACTGGACAATTACCCGGGACTCGCAGTGA